Proteins encoded within one genomic window of uncultured Desulfobacter sp.:
- the gdhA gene encoding NADP-specific glutamate dehydrogenase has protein sequence MGTIMDIVSGRDPYEKEFHQAVHEVMGSVKPVLDKNPEYRHAGIMERIVEPDRVIQFRVPWVDDQGQVQVNRGFRIQMNSAIGPYKGGLRFHPSVNLSILKFLAFEQVFKNALTTLPMGGGKGGSDFDPKGKSDFEVMRFCQSFMTELFRHIGHNTDVPAGDIGVGGREIGYLFGMYKKLQNEFSGVLTGKSLNWGGSLIRPEATGYGSVFFADEMLGTRNDSLKNKVCLVSGAGNVAQYTTEKINQLGGKVVTLSDSTGYIYDEEGIDESRLQWVMYLKNVKRARIKEYIEKYPKAQYTAIDATQDHNPLWNHKADCAFPSATQNEINAKDARNLVNSGVYLVCEGANMPSTPEAIDIFLDNKLLYAPGKASNAGGVAVSGLEMSQNSMRIKWSRDEVEAKLKGIMQSIHHACLDAAEEYGTPGNYMNGANIAGFVKVADAMMDQGIV, from the coding sequence ATGGGAACCATAATGGATATTGTCAGCGGCAGAGACCCCTATGAGAAAGAATTCCACCAGGCGGTTCACGAGGTGATGGGATCGGTTAAACCGGTGCTTGATAAAAATCCGGAATACCGGCATGCAGGTATCATGGAGCGAATTGTGGAGCCTGATCGTGTAATTCAGTTTCGGGTGCCCTGGGTGGATGATCAGGGGCAGGTGCAGGTGAACAGAGGGTTTCGCATTCAGATGAACTCCGCCATCGGTCCCTACAAGGGGGGCTTAAGATTTCATCCGTCCGTTAACCTGTCCATTTTGAAGTTCCTTGCCTTTGAGCAGGTTTTTAAAAATGCGTTAACCACGCTTCCCATGGGCGGCGGCAAAGGCGGGTCTGATTTTGACCCTAAGGGAAAATCCGATTTTGAGGTGATGCGCTTTTGCCAGAGTTTCATGACGGAATTGTTTCGCCACATCGGCCATAACACGGATGTGCCGGCCGGAGATATCGGCGTGGGGGGCCGGGAGATTGGCTATCTTTTCGGCATGTATAAGAAATTACAAAATGAGTTCTCCGGTGTACTTACGGGCAAATCGTTGAACTGGGGTGGTTCGCTGATCCGGCCCGAGGCCACAGGCTACGGCTCCGTTTTTTTTGCCGATGAGATGCTGGGCACGCGCAATGACAGTTTGAAAAATAAAGTCTGCCTGGTGTCTGGTGCAGGTAACGTAGCCCAGTATACCACGGAAAAGATCAACCAGCTGGGTGGGAAGGTGGTGACCCTGTCCGATTCCACTGGCTATATCTATGACGAGGAAGGGATCGATGAAAGTCGCCTGCAATGGGTGATGTATCTTAAAAATGTTAAGCGGGCACGTATCAAGGAGTACATTGAAAAATATCCCAAGGCTCAGTACACGGCCATTGATGCGACCCAGGACCACAATCCGCTGTGGAATCATAAAGCCGATTGCGCATTTCCTTCGGCCACCCAGAATGAAATTAATGCAAAGGATGCCCGGAATTTGGTGAACAGCGGGGTGTACCTTGTGTGCGAGGGGGCCAATATGCCCTCAACCCCCGAGGCCATTGACATCTTCCTGGATAACAAGCTGCTTTATGCGCCGGGCAAGGCATCCAATGCCGGCGGGGTGGCTGTATCCGGCCTTGAGATGTCCCAGAACTCCATGCGCATTAAATGGTCCAGAGATGAGGTCGAAGCCAAGCTTAAAGGTATCATGCAAAGCATCCACCACGCCTGTCTGGATGCAGCTGAAGAGTACGGGACCCCCGGCAATTACATGAACGGAGCCAATATCGCAGGGTTTGTCAAGGTTGCGGACGCCATGATGGATCAGGGTATTGTTTGA
- a CDS encoding NAD-glutamate dehydrogenase domain-containing protein, whose translation METSIKNSVSPGTYIIKQAKRVNLNPSLLYEAVIDLSAQGLITADCINRAAGILLYDLGLPPYFFENITKDLLTNILSSIAKGLRVKDDSVDLFPWVADIDFSLWENTHAPRVRIATAETRQAMESMLDSQLVGHRREYYYNPEKEYYTYIFWAATILDMPAGKLSGSRFLFDLDRKYDQTPRLTRNRYEMFLETVESEVTPVIEMFPLADTAETRFMFNSDFEKPQMALLRRLFSDHGLTITRAYWEPYRTKAGVPSSICSLYVTGDLSGSLEEVIIDDLRAFLSFRVSEIIRLYVDGRLSFRQLLFAGNAVDFTHMFIYKERGTHGDKEIMDSLENADHKAAFASRVHESNKFTYVSRKIMETVCAHPDLVKFLFKLFDDRFNPAGPCDCDEDKLNSTWTGFEQTLAVRFMDNPLGRDIFSFMFKFICATLKTNFYKPEKRSFAFRMDNRILDPLVFEQFVFGVFYVNGHYASGTHLRADDIARGGLRMIRVTPGNHALELDNAVMLNYALGPKAQRLKHKDICESGSKGVVVPHPLYATYSMQALYDYTDGIMDLMLPDVDVVDLYKKPEMIFFGPDEGTAPLMDKVALRAKDRGYDYWRTITTGKSFGIPHDTYGILDNGDVFGLLAHDEDSTELAVNGKTEIIAPDMEEIWQRIGNRITVSGMTTTSVMGAFRTMIDHYGVQEVDLNLMMTGGPDGDLGANEIQCYKGKICLIIDGGSVLFDPDGLDRQALTQIAFMRHTAPRMNSLGFPTEKLGPKGFMVPLKGKDITLPDGTLVADGAVFHRNFLTDPANRKYIEQANIRAFIPCGGFKDTIKRDNVRAFTENFAELRYIVEGANVFFDDAARRFIASSTDIKQIKDSSANKGGVFSSAVAEVLTAFLLEDDYEERLLDHVETRWALIRDIMDLVAGYAQAETSMLIRIHESDSSVPLFVLSEKTSEEIFAFQRVVADHIDVVTGDEDLLWKVLKTYIPKVLAEGMGKDAVLQIMNAEKLTSYRNAIITKKIASMAFYRHGTNWEAYVQKAVGDFAGAMTDFFNDGK comes from the coding sequence ATGGAAACCAGCATCAAAAATTCAGTTTCACCAGGTACTTATATCATTAAGCAAGCCAAACGAGTTAACCTTAACCCAAGTCTTTTGTATGAAGCGGTCATTGATCTTTCCGCCCAGGGATTGATCACTGCCGACTGCATTAACAGGGCCGCCGGTATCCTGTTGTATGATTTGGGCCTGCCCCCCTATTTTTTTGAAAATATTACCAAGGATTTATTAACAAATATTCTATCCTCCATAGCCAAAGGTCTTCGGGTCAAAGACGATAGTGTTGATTTGTTCCCCTGGGTGGCGGACATTGATTTTTCTCTTTGGGAAAATACGCATGCCCCGCGGGTGCGCATTGCCACGGCCGAAACCCGGCAGGCCATGGAATCCATGCTGGACAGCCAGTTGGTGGGTCACCGCAGGGAATACTATTATAATCCGGAAAAAGAGTATTACACCTATATATTCTGGGCCGCCACCATCCTCGATATGCCGGCCGGCAAGCTGTCGGGATCTCGTTTTCTTTTTGACCTGGACAGGAAATATGACCAGACCCCCCGACTGACCCGCAACCGTTACGAAATGTTTCTGGAAACCGTGGAAAGCGAAGTGACCCCGGTAATCGAAATGTTTCCCTTGGCCGATACGGCCGAAACCCGCTTCATGTTTAATTCTGATTTTGAAAAGCCCCAGATGGCGTTGCTGCGCAGGTTATTTTCCGACCATGGCCTGACCATCACCCGGGCATACTGGGAGCCCTACCGCACCAAAGCAGGGGTGCCCTCGTCCATCTGCTCCCTCTATGTCACCGGCGATTTGTCCGGAAGCCTGGAAGAAGTGATTATTGATGATCTTCGGGCATTTTTAAGTTTCAGGGTTTCAGAAATCATTCGCCTTTACGTGGATGGGCGCTTAAGTTTCAGGCAGCTGCTTTTTGCCGGAAATGCCGTGGATTTTACCCATATGTTTATTTATAAGGAGCGGGGTACCCACGGTGACAAAGAGATCATGGACAGCCTGGAAAATGCCGATCACAAGGCGGCCTTTGCGTCCAGGGTTCACGAATCCAACAAGTTTACCTATGTGTCACGCAAAATTATGGAGACCGTCTGCGCCCATCCCGACCTGGTGAAATTTTTGTTTAAGCTGTTTGACGACAGGTTTAATCCTGCAGGTCCCTGTGATTGCGATGAAGATAAACTGAACAGTACCTGGACCGGGTTTGAGCAGACCCTGGCAGTCAGATTCATGGACAACCCCTTGGGACGGGATATTTTTTCTTTCATGTTTAAATTTATCTGCGCCACACTTAAAACCAATTTTTACAAACCCGAGAAGCGTTCCTTTGCTTTCAGGATGGACAACCGGATTCTGGATCCCCTGGTATTTGAGCAGTTTGTATTTGGGGTTTTCTATGTCAACGGCCACTATGCCAGCGGCACCCATCTTAGGGCTGACGACATTGCCAGGGGCGGACTTCGCATGATCCGGGTTACCCCGGGCAATCATGCCCTGGAGCTGGACAATGCCGTGATGCTCAATTATGCGTTAGGGCCCAAGGCCCAGCGCCTGAAACACAAGGATATCTGCGAAAGCGGATCCAAAGGGGTGGTGGTACCCCATCCCTTGTATGCCACCTACAGCATGCAGGCCTTGTATGATTACACCGACGGCATCATGGATCTTATGCTGCCTGATGTTGACGTGGTGGATCTTTATAAAAAACCGGAAATGATCTTCTTTGGTCCGGATGAAGGCACCGCACCATTGATGGATAAGGTGGCGTTGCGGGCAAAGGACCGGGGATATGACTACTGGCGCACCATTACCACAGGTAAAAGTTTCGGCATCCCCCATGACACCTATGGCATCCTTGACAACGGAGACGTATTCGGGTTGCTGGCCCATGACGAAGATTCAACGGAACTTGCCGTTAACGGAAAAACCGAAATAATTGCCCCGGACATGGAAGAGATCTGGCAGCGTATCGGCAACCGGATTACGGTCAGCGGCATGACCACCACCTCGGTCATGGGGGCTTTTCGTACCATGATAGATCACTACGGAGTCCAAGAGGTGGATTTAAATCTGATGATGACCGGCGGTCCGGACGGTGATCTGGGTGCCAATGAGATTCAGTGTTACAAAGGCAAAATTTGCCTGATCATTGACGGCGGATCTGTTTTATTTGATCCGGACGGTCTGGACCGGCAGGCATTGACGCAAATCGCTTTCATGCGTCATACCGCTCCCCGGATGAACTCTTTGGGGTTCCCCACGGAAAAGCTTGGGCCTAAAGGCTTTATGGTGCCCCTGAAAGGTAAGGATATTACCCTTCCCGACGGCACCCTGGTGGCGGACGGGGCCGTATTCCATCGAAATTTTCTGACTGATCCGGCTAACCGTAAATATATTGAACAGGCAAATATCCGGGCCTTTATTCCCTGTGGCGGGTTCAAGGATACCATCAAACGGGACAATGTCCGGGCCTTTACCGAAAATTTTGCCGAATTAAGATACATCGTGGAAGGGGCCAATGTCTTTTTTGACGATGCCGCTCGGCGTTTTATTGCCTCATCTACGGATATCAAACAGATAAAAGATAGCTCTGCTAACAAGGGCGGGGTGTTCTCCTCTGCCGTGGCCGAGGTGCTGACTGCGTTTTTGCTGGAAGATGATTACGAAGAGCGCCTCCTGGACCATGTGGAAACCCGTTGGGCGTTAATACGGGATATCATGGATCTTGTGGCCGGCTATGCACAGGCTGAAACCTCCATGCTCATCCGTATCCACGAATCAGATTCAAGCGTGCCGCTGTTTGTTCTGTCCGAGAAGACCAGCGAAGAGATCTTCGCTTTCCAGAGGGTGGTGGCCGATCACATTGACGTGGTTACGGGCGATGAAGATCTTTTATGGAAGGTGCTCAAAACCTATATTCCCAAAGTACTGGCCGAAGGTATGGGCAAAGATGCCGTTTTACAGATCATGAATGCGGAAAAGCTCACATCTTACAGAAATGCGATAATTACTAAAAAAATTGCTTCCATGGCCTTCTATCGCCATGGTACAAATTGGGAAGCATATGTTCAAAAGGCAGTCGGCGATTTTGCAGGTGCCATGACGGATTTTTTCAACGACGGAAAATAA